From a single Brettanomyces bruxellensis chromosome 5, complete sequence genomic region:
- a CDS encoding uncharacterized protein (CAZy:GT91) has protein sequence MHLKDICLPGVWRSRKALKIGFLAVFLIGLISICFWTGIDTITSKLEGTQLVIWGLRANGHDDKTEQSISQGTPDAIEDAREQYYRLLDQSLEKMNLMPLGHYHSEVPSLYSGPRGILKQINNAKSTHINAYLGKREKDDEDVCGQLRFSKSNEKEDLDIKYSEAKQLGSEVNTDALLRYLNVSGYGTKVPKINMSKMENDRWYRFSGSAIWLEDQQCYFEVDRVMYAPKSRSVPWLSLIWMQLFDKNFNEIKNKRLRFMDLSSEEIEKVLLELRKEDVNKDEEKRERVLDKISIKFPTVMDISFTTEDFGRPQGPEDPRIFARLDDEGKTEPVVIFNQVNDLNHRAMFAGFPLRRKSSNAEHSVPTIQFNFRPETKLKLKSIEKNWMPFVEKAADSNIVSFIYELDPLSILQCTLDDGLCVMVQKAEDKGTRMGAQVSLRGGTNFIPIPEIVMNEIFTKEEMAKYNIKIWISFIKYHGWKSGCGTSTYRPALSALIKTNDNYRIGMMSGAFDFGIDVLSFDGKSVKCDAGGPNVLTPNSIPFWKVMKLNKNKDGEKSKGDKNEGKSKDKKDGEKSNDTKETNEVVDEPKDSSMPSYRDLMGLTISEADRNVKILFINNLVNYLASSFKKSFRDNLQGFGDNSAQEMVDIEKCAAYDFLQYCKNYEKAH, from the coding sequence ATGCATTTGAAGGATATCTGCCTTCCAGGAGTATGGAGAAGTCGAAAGGCTCTGAAGATAGGCTTTTTGGCAGTTTTCCTGATTGGACTTATTTCAATTTGCTTTTGGACAGGCATTGATACAATAACCAGTAAGCTTGAAGGAACACAACTTGTTATATGGGGCTTAAGAGCAAATGGTCATGATGACAAGACCGAACAATCAATTTCACAAGGGACTCCCGATGCTATTGAAGATGCTAGGGAGCAGTACTACAGATTATTGGACCAATCACTTGAGAAAATGAATCTTATGCCATTGGGACACTACCACTCAGAGGTACCATCTTTATATTCTGGTCCAAGGGGAATATTAAAACAGATAAATAATGCGAAAAGCACACACATTAATGCATACTtaggaaaaagagagaaggatgatgaagatgtcTGTGGCCAGTTGAGATTTAGCAAATCAAACGAGAAAGAGGACTTGGATATTAAATATTCAGAAGCCAAACAGTTGGGTAGTGAAGTGAATACGGATGCATTACTAAGGTATCTAAATGTGTCTGGATATGGAACCAAAGTCCCGAAAATCAACATGTCGAAAATGGAAAACGATCGCTGGTACAGATTTTCTGGTTCGGCAATTTGGTTAGAAGATCAACAATGCTACTTTGAAGTGGACCGGGTGATGTATGCACCAAAGTCACGAAGTGTTCCATGGTTGTCGTTAATATGGATGCAGTTGTTTGACAAGAATTTCAATGAAATCAAGAATAAAAGACTCCGGTTTATGGATCTTTCAAGTGAAGAGATTGAAAAGGTATTATTAGAACTTCGAAAAGAGGATGTcaataaagatgaagagaagCGAGAAAGGGTCTTGGATAAAATATCCATTAAATTTCCTACTGTGATGGACATTTCGTTCACAACTGAAGACTTTGGTAGACCGCAGGGACCTGAAGATCCTAGAATATTTGCAAGGCTAGATGATGAAGGTAAAACAGAGCCAGTGGTCATATTTAATCAAGTTAACGACCTTAACCATCGGGCCATGTTTGCGGGATTTCCtttaagaagaaaaagtagcAATGCAGAACATAGTGTGCCCACCATACAGTTCAACTTTAGGCCAGAAACAAAACTCAAACTCAAGTCAATCGAGAAGAATTGGATGCCATTCGTTGAAAAGGCGGCCGATTCAAATATTGTTAGCTTCATATATGAATTGGATCCATTATCAATTCTCCAATGTACTTTAGATGATGGCCTTTGCGTTATGGTTCAGAAAGCAGAAGATAAGGGAACTAGGATGGGAGCCCAGGTGTCCCTAAGAGGGGGAACAAATTTTATTCCAATACCAGAAATTGTCATGAATGAGATTTTTACAAAGGAGGAGATGGCCAAATACAATATAAAGATATGGATATCCTTTATAAAGTACCACGGATGGAAAAGTGGGTGTGGAACTTCTACATATAGACCTGCACTTTCTGCTTTGATCAAAACAAATGATAATTACAGAATTGGTATGATGTCTGGAGCATTTGATTTTGGAATAGATGTGCTCTCTTTTGATGGAAAGTCGGTGAAGTGTGATGCTGGAGGTCCAAATGTTCTTACTCCAAATAGCATTCCATTTTGGAAAGTTATGAAATTGAACAAGAATAAGGATGGGGAGAAAAGTAAGGGCGATAAGAATGAAGGGAAAAGTAAGGACAAAAAGGATGGAGAGAAAAGTAACGATACTAAAGAAACAAACGAAGTAGTTGATGAACCTAAAGATTCTAGTATGCCATCCTATAGGGATCTTATGGGACTTACAATTAGTGAGGCAGATAGAAATgtgaaaattttgtttatcaACAATCTTGTGAATTATTTGGCTAGCTCATTCAAGAAAAGTTTCCGGGATAACTTACAAGGCTTTGGTGATAATTCGGCACAGGAAATGGTCGACATAGAGAAATGTGCGGCTTATGATTTCTTGCAATACTGCAAAAATTATGAGAAAGCACATTAG
- a CDS encoding uncharacterized protein (CAZy:GT91), which produces MGVSLKIWRGHRAFKVVIPTIFLILLALLCTWTGLDALTSKLEEPQPLALGLITNRNSTISGGKETFIPTKDEIKNAREYYYKLLDQSLLRLDLMPLERPKIENTSIYSGPSGYFMNISSARTVQFNSYLATDRKDDGDICEHMKFGQEKSTRTTEIKISEAKQLGDDVNISAIKRYLNISGYGEDVPKVDISNMENDCWYRFAGSAIWLEDQQCYFEVDRIMYAPESRNSPWLSLIWMQLFDKDFNEIKSKRLRFMDLSGEEIESVLSELGNFNATENIDRREKLLDKISTKFPAVMDISFITEDFGRPQGPEDPRIFARLDKNGKTEPVVVFNQINDRKQVAMYAGFPLRRNREQDKHSVPTVEFNFGSETNLEFKPIEKNWMPFIEDPEDGDKISFIYELDPLAILHCTLHDGICDVAQKIEAEPTEIETGVSLRGGTNLIAIPSSIVQEIFTKEQTEGNNVGMWVSFLKYHGWESGCGSSTYRPALLTLVRYDDKYKIEMMSGAFDFGMDVLSFDGKSVKCHDDGPNVLSPNSIPFWKITKVGNLKETDNEKRASEKTQVQNAPNNENDHKEEENKEMLDSNSPEYKDLMGLTISEADRNVKYLFISNIINYVMEAFKTSSLRRPGSFDESIYTEMIDIEKCAVLDFLEYCKEYEKTH; this is translated from the exons ATG GGTGTCTCCTTAAAAATTTGGCGAGGCCACAGGGCCTTTAAAGTGGTAATACCGacaatttttcttattttactAGCTTTGTTGTGTACCTGGACAGGTCTTGATGCTTTAACAAGCAAGCTTGAAGAACCCCAGCCTCTTGCTTTGGGACTGATTACAAACCGTAATAGTACTATCAGTGGTGGGAAAGAAACTTTCATTCCAACCAAGgatgaaatcaaaaatgctAGGGAGTATTATTATAAGTTGTTGGATCAATCTCTACTACGACTGGATCTAATGCCTTTGGAGAGACCTAAGATAGAAAATACATCTATATATTCAGGGCCAAGCGGATATTTCATGAATATAAGTTCGGCAAGGACAGTCCAATTCAATTCATATTTGGCTACAGACAGAAAAGATGACGGGGATATTTGCGAACACATGAAATTTGGCCAGGAAAAGAGCACAAGAACTACAGAAATCAAGATTTCCGAAGCCAAGCAGTTGGGAGATGATGTAAATATATCAGCAATTAAGAGATATCTAAATATTTCGGGATATGGAGAAGATGTTCCAAAAGTGGATATTTCCAATATGGAAAACGATTGCTGGTATAGGTTTGCGGGTTCTGCAATCTGGTTAGAGGACCAACAATGTtactttgaagttgatcGGATAATGTATGCACCAGAATCACGTAATTCTCCTTGGTTGTCGCTAATCTGGATGCAGCTTTTTGACAAGGATTTCAACGAaatcaaaagcaaaagacTCCGGTTTATGGATCTTTCAGGTGAAGAAATCGAATCCGTATTATCTGAGCTTGGAAATTTCAATGCAACTGAAAATATCGATAGACGGGAGAAGCTTTTGGACAAAATTTCAACCAAATTCCCCGCCGTCATggatatttcttttataaCAGAGGATTTTGGCAGGCCACAGGGACCTGAAGATCCCAGAATATTTGCGAGATTGGACAAAAATGGGAAAACAGAGCCAGTTGTCGTATTTAATCAGATAAATGATCGGAAACAGGTTGCTATGTACGCGGGATTTCCTTTGCGGAGAAACAGGGAACAGGATAAGCATAGTGTACCGACTGTTGAATTCAACTTCGGAAGTGAAACAAATCTTGAGTTCAAgccaattgaaaagaactGGATGCCATTTATTGAGGATCCAGAGGATGGCGATAAGATTAGCTTCATTTATGAATTGGATCCATTAGCAATACTTCATTGCACCTTGCACGATGGAATTTGCGATGTGGctcaaaaaattgaagcGGAACCAACAGAAATAGAGACAGGTGTTTCTCTAAGAGGAGGAACAAACCTCATTGCCATTCCTAGTTCAATTGTGCAGGAAATCTTTACAAAAGAGCAAACAGAGGGAAATAATGTGGGAATGTGGGTTTCATTTCTTAAATATCATGGTTGGGAATCTGGATGTGGTAGTTCCACGTATAGGCCGGCACTTCTGACACTGGTTAGATACGATGATAAGTACAAAATTGAAATGATGTCGGGtgcttttgattttggCATGGATGTTCTCAGTTTTGACGGAAAATCAGTGAAATGCCATGACGATGGTCCCAACGTTCTTTCACCTAATAGCATACCGTTTTGGAAAATCACCAAAGTGggaaatttgaaagagaCGGATAACGAAAAGAGAGCTAGCGAGAAAACACAAGTACAAAACGCGCCAAACAATGAGAATGACCataaagaggaagaaaataaggaaatgCTAGATTCTAACAGCCCAGAGTACAAAGATCTTATGGGCCTAACGATTAGTGAGGCAGACAGGAATGttaaatatttgtttataAGCAACATTATAAATTACGTGATGGAGGCATTCAAGACAAGCTCTTTGAGAAGGCCAGGAAGCTTTGATGAAAGCATATATACTGAGATGattgatattgaaaagtGTGCAGTATTGGATTTCCTTGAATATTGCAAAGAGTATGAGAAAACCCACTAG
- the ILV3 gene encoding dihydroxy-acid dehydratase ilv3, producing the protein MSSLLCNTVKKSWSKTAYRAALASKVHFSTSRATLEEQGEGSKTKFNKYSWIITEPKSNGAGQAMLYATGFKKADFSKGQVGIGSCWWSGNPCNMHLMELNNLCKQSVEKAGLKGMQFNTIGVSDGMSMGTTGMRYSLQSREVIADSFETIMQGQHYDANIGIPGCDKNMPGVLIAFARHNKPSIMVYGGTILPGKGTCAGVGDKLDVVSAFQSYGAYLAHDINEEQREDIIRHAIPGPGSCGGMYTANTLASASEVLGMSLPTSSSSPAVSDAKKGECLSVGEAIKNLIVQDIRPRDIMTKQSFENAIAYTMAVGGSTNAVLHLIAIAHSAGVKLTLEDFQRISDNTPLLGNFKPSGSHVMAELAKIGGTPAVMKYLLKEGILKGDGITVTGKTMKENLEKYKDLPSGQDILRPVSNPIKATGHIQILKGTLAPKGSVAKITGMEGTYFKGKAKVYDEENDFIRALEKGEIKKGEKTVVVIRYQGPKGGPGMPEMLKPSSALMGYGLGQDCALLTDGRFSGGSHGFLIGHIVPEACEGGPIGLVEDGDEIVIDANKNIIDLNVPEDVLAQRRKTWKKPAPRYNRGTLYHYYRLVSDASHGCVLDYDGNDK; encoded by the coding sequence ATGAGTTCATTATTGTGTAATACGGTCAAGAAATCGTGGAGCAAAACAGCCTACAGAGCAGCTTTGGCCTCAAAGGTTCATTTCTCTACTTCTCGCGCTACTTTAGAAGAGCAAGGAGAGGGTTCGAAGACCAAGTTCAACAAGTACTCATGGATCATTACAGAGCCAAAATCCAACGGTGCCGGACAGGCCATGCTTTACGCAACTGGTTTCAAGAAAGCCGATTTCAGTAAGGGCCAGGTTGGTATTGGATCGTGCTGGTGGTCGGGAAACCCTTGCAACATGCACTTGATGGAGTTGAACAACCTGTGTAAGCAGTCTGTCGAAAAAGCCGGTCTTAAGGGCATGCAGTTCAACACGATCGGTGTGTCCGACGGTATGTCGATGGGTACCACCGGTATGAGATACTCTTTGCAGTCCCGTGAGGTCATCGCAGACTCTTTCGAGACTATCATGCAGGGACAGCACTACGATGCCAACATTGGTATCCCCGGTTGCGATAAGAACATGCCAGGTGTGCTTATAGCATTTGCCAGACACAACAAGCCATCCATCATGGTGTACGGTGGTACAATTCTGCCTGGTAAGGGTACCTGTGCCGGAGTTGGAGACAAACTAGATGTTGTGTCTGCCTTCCAGTCTTACGGTGCCTACTTGGCCCACGATATCAATGAGGAGCAGCGTGAGGACATCATCAGACACGCAATTCCAGGCCCAGGCTCATGTGGTGGTATGTACACCGCCAACACCTTGGCATCTGCCTCCGAGGTCTTGGGAATGTCTCTTccaacatcttcatcttctccagCCGTCTCGGACGCCAAGAAGGGCGAGTGCTTGAGCGTTGGTGAGGCAATCAAGAACTTGATCGTCCAGGATATCCGGCCACGCGATATTATGACCAAGCAGTCGTTCGAAAACGCCATTGCCTACACTATGGCCGTCGGAGGATCCACAAACGCGGTTCTTCACTTGATCGCCATTGCACACTCCGCAGGCGTCAAGCTCACACTCGAGGACTTCCAGCGGATCTCCGACAACACGCCTTTGTTGGGCAACTTCAAGCCTTCCGGTAGCCACGTGATGGCTGAGTTGGCGAAGATTGGTGGCACCCCTGCAGTGATGAAGTACCTCCTTAAGGAAGGTATCCTCAAGGGTGATGGCATCACCGTCACCGGTAAGACCATGAAGGAGAACTTGGAGAAGTACAAGGATCTTCCATCTGGCCAGGATATCCTCAGACCAGTGTCGAATCCAATCAAGGCAACTGGCCACATCCAGATCTTGAAAGGAACGCTTGCACCGAAGGGATCTGTTGCCAAAATCACGGGAATGGAAGGTACATACTTCAAAGGTAAGGCCAAGGTGTACGATGAGGAGAATGACTTCATTCGTGCCTTGGAGAAGGGTGAGATCAAGAAGGGCGAAAAAACTGTCGTCGTCATCCGTTACCAGGGTCCAAAGGGTGGCCCAGGTATGCCTGAGATGTTGAAGCCTTCCTCGGCTTTGATGGGATACGGTCTTGGCCAGGATTGTGCCTTGCTTACTGATGGTAGATTCTCAGGTGGCTCGCACGGCTTCTTGATAGGCCATATTGTTCCTGAGGCATGTGAAGGCGGCCCAATTGGACTTGTCGAAGATGGCGACGAGATCGTCATCGATGCCAACAAGAACATCATCGACTTGAACGTTCCTGAAGACGTTCTGGCccagagaagaaagacatGGAAGAAGCCTGCCCCAAGATACAACAGGGGTACTTTGTACCATTACTACAGATTGGTTTCCGATGCCTCCCACGGATGTGTTTTGGATTACGATGGAAACGACAAATAA